CATAGCCTCGGTGGCCTGGCGGTCAATAGCATGGCGGACTTGAGCAACCACACCTGGGCGGGGTTCTACCAGGACGCCAACTATGTCGCCTACGCCTCGCCGACCCAGAGCAGTGGCGACAAGGTGCTGAACATCGGCTACGAAAACGACCCGGTTTATCGCGCCCTCGACGGTTCGGCGTTCAATCTGTCGTCCCTGGGCGTGCACGACCAACCGCACGCCTCCAGTGCCGACAACATCGTCAGCTTCAACGACCATTACGCCTCGACGCTGTGGAACATCCTGCCGTTTTCCATCCTCAACCTGCCGACGTGGATCTCCCATTTACCCACGGGTTATGGCGATGGCATGAGCCGCATCCTTGAGTCGAAGTTCTATGAACTGACCAGCCGCGACTCGACGATCGTCGTCGCCAATCTGTCCGACCCGGCCCGCGCTAATACCTGGGTGCAGGACCTCAATCGCAACGCCGAAGCCCACCAGGGCAGCACGTTCATTATCGGCAGCGACGGCAATGACCTGATCCAGGGCGGCCGGGGCAACGATTACCTGGAGGGCCGTGCAGGCAACGATACTTTTCGTGATGGCGGTGGCTACAACATCCTGCTCGGCGGCTCGGGGTTCAATACCCTGGACTTGCAGCAGTCGCTGAAAAACGTCGAGGTGGCCAACGATGGCGCGGGCACCCTGTATATCCGCGACGGCCAAGGCGGCATCAGCCTGACCCGCGACATGGGCGCGCTAGTGAGCAAGGAAAGCTATCTGTTGCTGTTGAGCAAGGATGTGACCCACAGCGTGACCGACAAAGGGCTGCTGGCGGGTAAGGACCTGACGGGCTATGCGACGTCGCTCAAGGGCGATACCGGCGCCAATGTGCTCAAGGCGGGCGATGGCGGGCAGTGGCTGTTTGGCCTGGAGGGTAATGACCACCTGATCGGCGGCAAGGGCAATGATGTACTGGTGGGCGGTGCCGGCAATGACCTGCTGGAAGGGGGCGGCGGGCGCAATACCTTCCTGTTCGACGGCGACTTCGGCCAGGACCGGATCCTGGGCTATCAGTCGACGGACAAGCTGGTGTTCATGGGGTTGGCGGGGGGGTGGACGGGCAGTACAACTACCTCGACCATGCCAAGGCCGTGGGCAGCGATACGCTGCTGACATTCGGCGATAACTCGGTGACGCTGGTGGGAGTGGGACTTGGCAGCCTGTCGGCGCAGGCGTTCGTCATCACCTAAAACAAACTGTAGGAGTCGGCAAGCCGGCTCCTACAGTGTTCGGTCAGTCTTCCTTGCGCACCGTCGCGACATCCGCCGCCTTGACCCGTACGCGCTTGCCGGCGATATCGGTGAATTCGTAAAAACCATCAGGCGTCTTGGCATTCGGCGTGTCTGTGGTCAGGTACTGAGTACCGTTCTGCAAGGTTACGACGGTCGGCGTCGAGCAACCGGCCAATGCCAGAAACGTCATCACAGCCAGCGGCAGGCACCAGTTCTTCATGTTCATAACCCTTACTCTCATCTTTCGAAAACCCCGTGCTCAACGGCTGCGGGCAACAAATGTTACGCGGATCCACCCCCATCTGATCACTTTTATACAAAAAGTTGCGTGCGCCACTGATCTATTAGCGATTGCAACGCGGGCCTGGCGACGGCACTCTGTATGCATAACCAGTGTTTGCCCAAGTGCCCGTCATGTCCAACCCCCTCGAAGACCCGTTCTACTACCTGCATAACTTCCAGCAAGTGCTCGACTGGCTCGGGCAACGCTATGCCGACGTGCTGGATGATGAAGAACAGCGTTTCATTGCGCGGTTCAGCCAGTTGCCGCAACCGGCCCAAGCGTTGCTGGTGCGCATGGTGATGCGCAAGGGCGTGCATTTTCGGGCAAGCAAGCTCAATTACGTCGAGATCGGCCCGGCTGATTTGGCCGTGCAGCCGTTGCTGGCCCACGGTTGGGTCAGTGAGCAGGGCCTGCTGTCGATTGAAGAGGTGTGGGGGCAATTGCAAAAAGGCGAGGTTCTGCAGGCGTTCAAGCCCTGGATCGAGCTGCCCAGGGGCAAGAAATCCGATTGGCTACCCGGCTTATCGACGCGGTTCACCGAGCCACGGACGTTTGCACAGTGGTGCCCGCAATTGGACGAGCGCCTTTACAGCCTGACGGTGATGGACCTGTGTGACCGCCTGCGCCTGATGTTCTTCGGCAACCTGTACCAGGACTGGTCGGAATTTGTGTTGGCGGACTTGGGGATCTACACCTACGAAAAGGTTGAGTTCTGTGCCGAGTCCCGGGGGCTGCGCCATCGTGACGATGTGTCTGGCCTGCTGTTCCTGCATCAATGCCAGCAGACCTTCGAGGCGGGCGAACCGCTGGAAGAGGTGCTGGCGCAGATTGCCACGCTGAGCACCGATAACCCCTGGCTGGAGAAACGTCGGGCCAAGCTGCTGTTCCAGGTTGGCCAGCATTGCGAACGGCTTGCTGAACTGGCCCTGGCCGAGGTGATCTATCGCGAGTGTGCCTATCCCGGCGCCCGCGCACGGCTGATCCGGGTGCTCGAGCGTCAGGAGCATTTCGCCCAGGCGATGGTCCTGGCCCTGGAGGCCCAGGCCGCGCCACAAAGCGCGGCCGAGCAGCAGCACCTGTTGCGGGTCCTGCCGCGGTTGCGGCGCAAACTGGGCGAGCCGGCGCAGCCCAAGCCCAAACCCCAGGTGATCCAGCGCCTGGACCTGGAACTGCCATTCCCGGAACCGGTGGCCGCCGTCGAGTTCTGCGTGCAGGCGCATCTGGAGGATGAAGCGGGGCCGGTGCACTACGTCGAGAACACCCCTGATCAACTCGCTGTTCGGCCTGTTGTGCTGGCCGGCGATCTTCGCGCCGTTGCCTGGCTCGTTCTTTCACCCGTTCCAGCGCGGGCCGGTGGATTTGCACAGTGAAGACTTCCAGCAGCGCCGCGCCGACCTGTTCGCCGCCTGCCTGGACCAACTGCATGACCAGCGCTACAAAACCACGATCCGCCAGCGCTACGCCGAAAAGTGGGGGATCCAGTCGCCCTTTGTGTTCTGGAATGTGTTGAGCGAAGAGTTGCTCGAGCAGGCGCTCGATTGCCTGCCTGCCGCGCACCTGCGGCATTGGTTCGACCGCCTGTTGCTGGATATCCGCGCCAATCGTGCCGGCATGCCGGATCTGATCCAGTTCTGGCCGGCGCAAAAAACCTACCGCATGATCGAAGTCAAAGGCCCGGGCGACCGCCTGCAGGACAACCAATTGCGCTGGCTGGAGTTCTGCAGCGAGCACCAGATGCCGGTTACCGTGTGCTATGTACGCTGGGCGGAGCAGGGCGCTTGAGCTACACCGTTGCGGTACGGGCATTGTGCGAGTTTACCGCCAAGGTGGGTGATCTTGATCTGCGGTTCACCCCCTCACCCAGTGCCCAGGAAGGCATGCTCGGCCACCGTACCGTGGCGTCCCGCCGTAGCGCGCACTACCAGAGTGAAGTGGCCCTGGAAGGCCTCTACCAGCAGTTGACCGTACGCGGCCGCGCCGATGGCTATGATCCGGATCGCAATGTGCTGGAAGAGGTCAAGACCTACCGTGGCGACCTGGATGCCCAGCCGGCCAACCATCGGCTACTGCACTGGGCCCAGGCCAAAGTCTATGGCTGGCTGATGTGCAGCAAGCTGGGGCTGCCCGAGATCGGGCTGGCGCTGGTGTATTTCGATATCGTCAGCGAGCGCGAAACCGTAGTAAGCCAAGTGTGTGCGGTTGATGACCTGGAGACGTTCTTCAATCGCCAGTGTGCGTTGTTTCTCGGCTGGGCCGAGCAGCAGGCGCAACGGCGACTGGCCCGCGACGCCGGCGCCACCGCCCTGGCTTTTCCCCACGCGGCCTTTCGCCTGGGCCAGCGTACCCTCGCCGAGTCGGTGTACAAGGCCGTCAGCACCGGGCGCTGCCTGATGGCGCAGGCGCCCACGGGGATCGGCAAGACCATTGGCACGGTGTTTCCGATACTCAAGGCCATGGCGCCGCAGCAGTTGGACAAGCTGTTCTTTCTGACGGCCAAGACCCCTGGCCGCAAACTGGCGCTGGACGCAGTGCAGATACTGCACGCCAGTGCCGACCTGCCATTGCACGTGCTGGAGCTGGTGGCACGGGACAAGGCCTGCGAGCACCTGGACAAAGCCTGTCACGGTGACTCCTGCCCGCTGGCCAAGGGCTTTTATGATCGCCTGCCGGCCGCGCGCGAGGCGGCAGCCAAGGTCCGGTTGCTGGACCAACGCAATCTACGCGAGGTGGCACTGGCCCATGGGGTGTGCCCGTATTACCTGAGCCAGGAGATGGCGCGCTGGTGCGACATGGTGGTCGCCGACTACAACTATTACTTCGATTTTGGCGCGATGCTGTTTGGCCTGGCCCAGCTCAACCAATGGCGGGTCGCGGTGCTGGTGGACGAAGCCCATAACCTGGTGGAGCGGGGCCGCGCGATGTACAGCGCCGACCTCGATCAATTTTCCCTCAAGACCTTGCGCGATGCCGCCCCCGAGCCGTTGAAAAAACCGTTGCAGCGGCTCAACCGTGAATGGAATGCGCTGCACAAGGAGCAGGTCAAGGTGTATCAGGCCTATGCCAGCAAACCGGACAAGCTGTTGCAGGCCCTGGCCCTGTGTACCAGTGCCATGGGCGAGTATTTCAATGATCACCCCCAGGCGCTCACGGGCGAGCTGCAAGGCTTTTACTTCGAGGCGTTGCAGTTCGCCAAGGTGGCGGAGCTGTTCAACGAGCAGTTTATTTTTGATATCGCTCAGCGCGATCCACAGGCCAAGCGGCGTTTCTCACGCTTGAGCCTGCGTAACGTGGTGCCGGCCGAATTTATCCGCCCACGCTTGACGGCGGCCCGTAGCAGCGTGCTGTTTTCCGCGACCCTGAGCCCCCGGCATTACTATGCCAACCTGCTGGGCTTGCCGCTGGATACCGCATGGGTCGACGTGGAATCGCCATTCGATGCCGCACAGTTGCAGGTACACATCATCGACCGCATCTCCACGCGCTTTGTGCATCGCCAAGCGTCCCTGGCGCCCATCGTCGCGCTGATCGCCGAGCAGTTCGAACGTACGCCGGGCAACTACCTGGCGTTTTTCAGCAGTTTCGATTACCAGCAGCAAGTGGCGCAGTTGCTGGCTGAACGGCATCCGTCGATTCCTACCTGGCATCAATCACGGGGCATGGCCGAGGCCGAGCGCCAGGCCTTCCTTGACCAGTTCACCCAGCACAGCCAGGGTGTGGGGTTTGCCGTGCTGGGCGGGGCGTTCGGCGAGGGTATCGACTTGCCTGGCGCGCGCCTGATTGGCGCCTTTATCGCCACCCTGGGCCTGGCGCAACTCAACCCGGTCAACGAGCAGATGAAACTGCGCATGGGTGCGATGTTCGGGGCGGGGTATGACTACACCTACCTGTATCCCGGGATCCAGAAGGTGGTGCAGGCGGCAGGCCGGGTGATTCGCACCCAGCAGGACCAAGGGGTGGTGATGCTGATCGATGACCGTTTTGCCGAACCCAAGGTACGGCCATTGCTGCCGCGCTGGTGGTCGGTGACCTGAGGTATTTGCTCCGTCAATGATGCTGGCGCGGGGTGCGCCGGTGGGGCAGTCTGCAGCAGTCCCCCCATGGAGCTGTGTGATGAGTGCTATCGAACAACAGACGATCCAGGTCAACGGCATTCAATTGAGCCTGCATATCGCCGGCCCCGAGAGCGGCCCGCCCGTGTGGCTGCTCCATGGCTTTCCCGAATGCTGGCACTCCTGGCGCCAGCAGATCCCCGTGCTGGCAGCCGCCGGGTATCGCGTATTTGTGCCTGAAATGCGGGGCTATGGGCGCAGCAGCGCGCCTGCCGAGATTGCCGACTACGACCTGTTGACCCTGTGCGCGGATATCCAGGGGGCCATGGACCTGTTCGGCCACCACCGGGTAGCGATGGTCGGCCATGACTGGGGCGCAGTGGTGGCCTGGCACCTGGCCTTGCTGGAACCAGAACGCATCAGCGCCCTGGTCACGATGTCGGTGCCCTTCGCCGGTCGCCCCCGCAGACCGGTGATCGAGATCATGCGCGAGCTGTATGCCGACCGGTTCAACTACATCCTGTACTTCCAGCAACCCGGCGTGGCGGAGCAGGAACTGGAAGCCGATATCGAACGCACCTTGCGTCTGTTCATGCAGGATCAGGATGTATTCCTGCAACAAAAGCCGGCCACCGCCACCTTGCTGGACGGCGTCGCGCTGCCGGGTGCCTTGCCGGCCTGGTGCAGCCGGCAGGATCTGGATATCTATGTGCAAACCTTTGCCAATGGCTTTCGCGGGCCGCTGAACTGGTATCGCAACTTCGAGCGCAACTGGCAGCGCACCGAGTTTCTGGCGGGCCGGCAGGTGTTGCAACCGACGCTGTTTTTGATCGGCGACCGTGATCCAGTGGGCGTGTTTGAGGCGCACACCCTCAAGCGCATGCCCGAGGTGGTGCCACAGTTGGAGCAGCAGGTGCTTGCCAACTGCGGGCACTGGATCCAGGTGGAGCAGGGCGCGCAGGTCAATACGTTGATGCTGGCGTTCCTGCAGAGTTAGCCCTTGGAAGGCGCTAGACGTCGGCCCATTTCCTCACCAAGGGCCTGGAGGCCGCTCAACGGGCGGACCATCACTTCAAATTCGATGATCTGCCCCTCTTCGTTGAAGCGGATCAGGTCGATGCCCTTGAGCTGTTTGTCGCCCACTCGCGCGCTGAACTCCAGTACCACACTGTGGCCGTCGGCGCTGGCCAGTTCACGGTGGTAGCGGAAGTCCTCAAATACGGTAAACACGGTGTTGAGGATCATCGAAACGACGGCGGCGCCGGGGTAGGGGGTGTGGGCCATCGGCGAGCGAAACACCGCGTCAGGCGCCAGCAGTTCGGGCAGGGCCTTGAGGTCGGCAGTGGCCAGCATGGTGTGCCAGCGCTTCAGGGTATGGGCGGCCCCAGGGGATAATTGCAGAGCTTCGGACATGGTCTGTACCTGTTCTTATGAGTGTTGAGCAACCATAAGAGCAGCTGCGAGGGGGGATCAATGATCCAAACTGACAGTTATATGGCTGGAGCAAACAGCAGAGCTGTGTGGACTTGATCGCGATGGGCATGAGTATCTGCACAACTCTTTGGTGGTTTTTGGGGTTGGGTACATATCCGTTGCTGCGGTTACGGCGGCTATTGGTTCCGCCCTTACGGCGGCTCACTTTTGTAGAGCCGGAGTGCCGGCCCAGTCCAAAGTAAGCAAAACGCTCTTGCCCCACCACTTGGTGCCTCGCCTAGGCTCGGCATGCCCGCAGTCAGGCATTGCTCCGTGGGCCCGCCGCGATCGGCCATCCATGGCCGTGTCGCGGCTACCCCGGCATCCTGCCGGGGTGCCCACTGCGCAATACCTGCCTGCGGCCAGCGTGGTTTGACGGGGCGCCCAAGATCAAAAACAGAGCAACAGCAACAGCAACGCCAGAGCGCGGAGCTGCTTTCCCCTGTGGGAGCGGCGGTGCGACGATTCGACTTGCTCGCGAATGCGGAGTGTCAGTCAATACATTTATCAACTGACAGACTGCATTCGCGAGCAAGCCCGCTCCCACAAGGGTACGCGCACGCTTCGACGATCAGGTCGGCTGTCAGGCCGCCTCGTTTTGCTTGTGATTTTGATCTTAGGCGCCCCATCAAACCACGCTGGCCGCAATCCGATATTGATTTGGGGGGTAAACCGGCAGGACGCCGGTTTAGCCGCGCTGGGCCATGGATGGCCCATCGCGGCGGCCCCCCAAATCAATGTCGGATTACGGGCACACCGAGCCTAGGCGAGGTGCCGAGTGGTGGGGCAAGAGCCCTTTTGGTTACTTTTGGCTGGGCCGGCACTCCGGGCTCTTTTCCAAAAGTGACCCGCCGTAAGGGCGGAACCCATAGCCGCCATGACCGCAGCAACGGATATGTACCCAACCCCAAAAACCACCAAAGAGTTGTGTAGATACTCATGGCCATCGCAGGCAAGCCCGCTTCTACAAGGCGAAGCGATGCCTACACCACTTCCAGGTACGAACTGTGGATGGCCCGCGCCAGTTCGC
The Pseudomonas hygromyciniae genome window above contains:
- a CDS encoding YgdI/YgdR family lipoprotein gives rise to the protein MNMKNWCLPLAVMTFLALAGCSTPTVVTLQNGTQYLTTDTPNAKTPDGFYEFTDIAGKRVRVKAADVATVRKED
- a CDS encoding ATP-dependent DNA helicase, with the protein product MSYTVAVRALCEFTAKVGDLDLRFTPSPSAQEGMLGHRTVASRRSAHYQSEVALEGLYQQLTVRGRADGYDPDRNVLEEVKTYRGDLDAQPANHRLLHWAQAKVYGWLMCSKLGLPEIGLALVYFDIVSERETVVSQVCAVDDLETFFNRQCALFLGWAEQQAQRRLARDAGATALAFPHAAFRLGQRTLAESVYKAVSTGRCLMAQAPTGIGKTIGTVFPILKAMAPQQLDKLFFLTAKTPGRKLALDAVQILHASADLPLHVLELVARDKACEHLDKACHGDSCPLAKGFYDRLPAAREAAAKVRLLDQRNLREVALAHGVCPYYLSQEMARWCDMVVADYNYYFDFGAMLFGLAQLNQWRVAVLVDEAHNLVERGRAMYSADLDQFSLKTLRDAAPEPLKKPLQRLNREWNALHKEQVKVYQAYASKPDKLLQALALCTSAMGEYFNDHPQALTGELQGFYFEALQFAKVAELFNEQFIFDIAQRDPQAKRRFSRLSLRNVVPAEFIRPRLTAARSSVLFSATLSPRHYYANLLGLPLDTAWVDVESPFDAAQLQVHIIDRISTRFVHRQASLAPIVALIAEQFERTPGNYLAFFSSFDYQQQVAQLLAERHPSIPTWHQSRGMAEAERQAFLDQFTQHSQGVGFAVLGGAFGEGIDLPGARLIGAFIATLGLAQLNPVNEQMKLRMGAMFGAGYDYTYLYPGIQKVVQAAGRVIRTQQDQGVVMLIDDRFAEPKVRPLLPRWWSVT
- a CDS encoding alpha/beta fold hydrolase, with amino-acid sequence MSAIEQQTIQVNGIQLSLHIAGPESGPPVWLLHGFPECWHSWRQQIPVLAAAGYRVFVPEMRGYGRSSAPAEIADYDLLTLCADIQGAMDLFGHHRVAMVGHDWGAVVAWHLALLEPERISALVTMSVPFAGRPRRPVIEIMRELYADRFNYILYFQQPGVAEQELEADIERTLRLFMQDQDVFLQQKPATATLLDGVALPGALPAWCSRQDLDIYVQTFANGFRGPLNWYRNFERNWQRTEFLAGRQVLQPTLFLIGDRDPVGVFEAHTLKRMPEVVPQLEQQVLANCGHWIQVEQGAQVNTLMLAFLQS
- a CDS encoding nuclear transport factor 2 family protein, coding for MSEALQLSPGAAHTLKRWHTMLATADLKALPELLAPDAVFRSPMAHTPYPGAAVVSMILNTVFTVFEDFRYHRELASADGHSVVLEFSARVGDKQLKGIDLIRFNEEGQIIEFEVMVRPLSGLQALGEEMGRRLAPSKG